In the Euphorbia lathyris chromosome 5, ddEupLath1.1, whole genome shotgun sequence genome, one interval contains:
- the LOC136228997 gene encoding uncharacterized protein isoform X1 produces the protein MRVYEDEYEDYDEYEEEQEEEGEEEEYEQEQMPTAESQEYLELRKRIKEQIRKKLKKESGSGVSKSQETKKKSSDNYGSFFGPSQPVIAQRVIQESKSLLENPHLIFKTPTPHSNKKTSSSNGTVPKNGTVPKNGTVPKNGTVPKNGTVPKNGTVPKNGTHEQVPKVRHELKSKVQKIKDTRDYSFLLSDDAELPAAIKPPVSQNASVSRSEAGTPQMPQKSKQPSGNSARDIRNGREEGKPIPTNGHMHSKSGSYKSSSTSRHSSTSVDSRGQLQNTSATGHGRPVSSMDGRRQAPSKNATGPGRPVESMDIRRHSQSNNGSGPGRPVVSMDRRRQLESNRNGPVRPFGGPKRGPSQAPLITGEKKTYAPGRKDILPPDRKPLPSKMQPSISKQEVERRLLLQERKNLSMQKHSVASSKSQISKPVKQLPSRPQMQDPRLKRKSSRPFDDEDEDMKALSMIRQMCRVNRYRNQVDDDEDLSDMEANFEDIMREEKRSAKIARKEDEEQLRLIEEEERQERMRKLAKKRKLTNH, from the exons ATGCGGGTGTATGAAGAT GAGTATGAAGATTATGATGAATATGAGGAAGAACAGGAGGAAGAAGGTGAGGAGGAGGAATACGAGCAAGAGCAAATGCCAACTGCCGAGTCACAAGAGTATCTTGAATTAAGAAAACGGATTAAAGAACAAATTaggaagaaattgaagaaggaAAGTGGTTCTGGTGTTTCCAAATCCCAAGAGACAAAAAAGAAATCTTCCGACAA TTATGGATCATTCTTTGGTCCGTCACAACCAGTAATTGCTCAAAGAGTAATCCAAGAAAGCAAATCATTGTTGGAAAATCCACATTTGATATTCAAAACTCCTACTCCTCATAGT AATAAAAAGACCTCTTCTTCAAATGGCACAGTTCCAAAGAACGGAACAGTTCCAAAGAACGGAACAGTTCCAAAGAACGGAACAGTTCCAAAGAACGGAACAGTTCCAAAGAACGGAACAGTTCCAAAGAACGGAACACATGAGCAAGTACCCAAAGTTAGACATGAG CTGAAATCGAAAGTccagaaaataaaagatacaagAGATTACTCCTTCCTGTTATCTGATGATGCAGAACTTCCAGCTGCTATAAAACCTCCTGTATCTCAAAATGCCTCTGTTTCAAGATCTG AGGCAGGAACTCCACAAATGCCTCAGAAGAGCAAACAGCCATCAGGAAATAGTGCCAGAGATATCCGTAATGGCCGTGAGGAAGGGAAACCGATTCCTACAAATGGCCATATGCATTCTAAATCAGGGTCATACAAATCATCATCCACGAGCAGACATTCTTCTACCTCAGTGGATTCCAGGGGGCAGCTTCAGAACACCAGTGCAACTGGTCATGGCCGGCCTGTGTCATCAATGGACGGTAGAAGGCAGGCTCCAAGCAAAAATGCAACCGGCCCGGGTCGGCCTGTGGAATCAATGGACATTAGAAGGCACAGTCAAAGCAACAATGGAAGCGGACCTGGCCGGCCTGTGGTATCTATGGATAGAAGAAGGCAGCTTGAAAGCAACAGAAATGGGCCAGTCCGGCCCTTTGGAGGTCCAAAACGTGGGCCTTCTCAGGCCCCTCTTATCACTGGGGAGAAGAAAACCTATGCACCTGGTAGAAAAGATATCCTGCCTCCTGATCGGAAGCCTCTCCCATCCAAGATGCAACCATCAATATCTAAACAAGAAGTTGAACGTAGACTATTGTTACAAGAACGTAAGAACTTATCAATGCAAAAACATTCGGTGGCATCTTCAAAATCTCAG ATAAGTAAGCCCGTTAAGCAATTACCATCGCGTCCACAAATGCAAGATCCTCGGTTGAAAAGAAAATCCAGTAGACCCtttgatgatgaagatgaagatatgAAGGCTCTTAGCATGATCAGACAGATGTGCAG AGTTAATAGGTATAGGAATCAGGTTGATGATGATGAGGATCTGAGTGACATGGAGGCAAACTTTGAGGATATCATGAGGGAGGAGAAACGAAG TGCCAAAATTGCTAGGAAAGAGGACGAGGAGCAACTCCGGCTGATAGAGGAAGAGGAGAGGCAGGAGCGGATGAGAAAGTTGGCAAAGAAGCGTAAGCTGACTAATCATTGA
- the LOC136228997 gene encoding uncharacterized protein isoform X2, whose product MRVYEDEYEDYDEYEEEQEEEGEEEEYEQEQMPTAESQEYLELRKRIKEQIRKKLKKESGSGVSKSQETKKKSSDNYGSFFGPSQPVIAQRVIQESKSLLENPHLIFKTPTPHSNKKTSSSNGTVPKNGTVPKNGTVPKNGTVPKNGTVPKNGTVPKNGTHEQVPKVRHELKSKVQKIKDTRDYSFLLSDDAELPAAIKPPVSQNASVSRSGTPQMPQKSKQPSGNSARDIRNGREEGKPIPTNGHMHSKSGSYKSSSTSRHSSTSVDSRGQLQNTSATGHGRPVSSMDGRRQAPSKNATGPGRPVESMDIRRHSQSNNGSGPGRPVVSMDRRRQLESNRNGPVRPFGGPKRGPSQAPLITGEKKTYAPGRKDILPPDRKPLPSKMQPSISKQEVERRLLLQERKNLSMQKHSVASSKSQISKPVKQLPSRPQMQDPRLKRKSSRPFDDEDEDMKALSMIRQMCRVNRYRNQVDDDEDLSDMEANFEDIMREEKRSAKIARKEDEEQLRLIEEEERQERMRKLAKKRKLTNH is encoded by the exons ATGCGGGTGTATGAAGAT GAGTATGAAGATTATGATGAATATGAGGAAGAACAGGAGGAAGAAGGTGAGGAGGAGGAATACGAGCAAGAGCAAATGCCAACTGCCGAGTCACAAGAGTATCTTGAATTAAGAAAACGGATTAAAGAACAAATTaggaagaaattgaagaaggaAAGTGGTTCTGGTGTTTCCAAATCCCAAGAGACAAAAAAGAAATCTTCCGACAA TTATGGATCATTCTTTGGTCCGTCACAACCAGTAATTGCTCAAAGAGTAATCCAAGAAAGCAAATCATTGTTGGAAAATCCACATTTGATATTCAAAACTCCTACTCCTCATAGT AATAAAAAGACCTCTTCTTCAAATGGCACAGTTCCAAAGAACGGAACAGTTCCAAAGAACGGAACAGTTCCAAAGAACGGAACAGTTCCAAAGAACGGAACAGTTCCAAAGAACGGAACAGTTCCAAAGAACGGAACACATGAGCAAGTACCCAAAGTTAGACATGAG CTGAAATCGAAAGTccagaaaataaaagatacaagAGATTACTCCTTCCTGTTATCTGATGATGCAGAACTTCCAGCTGCTATAAAACCTCCTGTATCTCAAAATGCCTCTGTTTCAAGATCTG GAACTCCACAAATGCCTCAGAAGAGCAAACAGCCATCAGGAAATAGTGCCAGAGATATCCGTAATGGCCGTGAGGAAGGGAAACCGATTCCTACAAATGGCCATATGCATTCTAAATCAGGGTCATACAAATCATCATCCACGAGCAGACATTCTTCTACCTCAGTGGATTCCAGGGGGCAGCTTCAGAACACCAGTGCAACTGGTCATGGCCGGCCTGTGTCATCAATGGACGGTAGAAGGCAGGCTCCAAGCAAAAATGCAACCGGCCCGGGTCGGCCTGTGGAATCAATGGACATTAGAAGGCACAGTCAAAGCAACAATGGAAGCGGACCTGGCCGGCCTGTGGTATCTATGGATAGAAGAAGGCAGCTTGAAAGCAACAGAAATGGGCCAGTCCGGCCCTTTGGAGGTCCAAAACGTGGGCCTTCTCAGGCCCCTCTTATCACTGGGGAGAAGAAAACCTATGCACCTGGTAGAAAAGATATCCTGCCTCCTGATCGGAAGCCTCTCCCATCCAAGATGCAACCATCAATATCTAAACAAGAAGTTGAACGTAGACTATTGTTACAAGAACGTAAGAACTTATCAATGCAAAAACATTCGGTGGCATCTTCAAAATCTCAG ATAAGTAAGCCCGTTAAGCAATTACCATCGCGTCCACAAATGCAAGATCCTCGGTTGAAAAGAAAATCCAGTAGACCCtttgatgatgaagatgaagatatgAAGGCTCTTAGCATGATCAGACAGATGTGCAG AGTTAATAGGTATAGGAATCAGGTTGATGATGATGAGGATCTGAGTGACATGGAGGCAAACTTTGAGGATATCATGAGGGAGGAGAAACGAAG TGCCAAAATTGCTAGGAAAGAGGACGAGGAGCAACTCCGGCTGATAGAGGAAGAGGAGAGGCAGGAGCGGATGAGAAAGTTGGCAAAGAAGCGTAAGCTGACTAATCATTGA
- the LOC136228997 gene encoding uncharacterized protein isoform X3 — protein MRVYEDEYEDYDEYEEEQEEEGEEEEYEQEQMPTAESQEYLELRKRIKEQIRKKLKKESGSGVSKSQETKKKSSDNYGSFFGPSQPVIAQRVIQESKSLLENPHLIFKTPTPHSLKSKVQKIKDTRDYSFLLSDDAELPAAIKPPVSQNASVSRSEAGTPQMPQKSKQPSGNSARDIRNGREEGKPIPTNGHMHSKSGSYKSSSTSRHSSTSVDSRGQLQNTSATGHGRPVSSMDGRRQAPSKNATGPGRPVESMDIRRHSQSNNGSGPGRPVVSMDRRRQLESNRNGPVRPFGGPKRGPSQAPLITGEKKTYAPGRKDILPPDRKPLPSKMQPSISKQEVERRLLLQERKNLSMQKHSVASSKSQISKPVKQLPSRPQMQDPRLKRKSSRPFDDEDEDMKALSMIRQMCRVNRYRNQVDDDEDLSDMEANFEDIMREEKRSAKIARKEDEEQLRLIEEEERQERMRKLAKKRKLTNH, from the exons ATGCGGGTGTATGAAGAT GAGTATGAAGATTATGATGAATATGAGGAAGAACAGGAGGAAGAAGGTGAGGAGGAGGAATACGAGCAAGAGCAAATGCCAACTGCCGAGTCACAAGAGTATCTTGAATTAAGAAAACGGATTAAAGAACAAATTaggaagaaattgaagaaggaAAGTGGTTCTGGTGTTTCCAAATCCCAAGAGACAAAAAAGAAATCTTCCGACAA TTATGGATCATTCTTTGGTCCGTCACAACCAGTAATTGCTCAAAGAGTAATCCAAGAAAGCAAATCATTGTTGGAAAATCCACATTTGATATTCAAAACTCCTACTCCTCATAGT CTGAAATCGAAAGTccagaaaataaaagatacaagAGATTACTCCTTCCTGTTATCTGATGATGCAGAACTTCCAGCTGCTATAAAACCTCCTGTATCTCAAAATGCCTCTGTTTCAAGATCTG AGGCAGGAACTCCACAAATGCCTCAGAAGAGCAAACAGCCATCAGGAAATAGTGCCAGAGATATCCGTAATGGCCGTGAGGAAGGGAAACCGATTCCTACAAATGGCCATATGCATTCTAAATCAGGGTCATACAAATCATCATCCACGAGCAGACATTCTTCTACCTCAGTGGATTCCAGGGGGCAGCTTCAGAACACCAGTGCAACTGGTCATGGCCGGCCTGTGTCATCAATGGACGGTAGAAGGCAGGCTCCAAGCAAAAATGCAACCGGCCCGGGTCGGCCTGTGGAATCAATGGACATTAGAAGGCACAGTCAAAGCAACAATGGAAGCGGACCTGGCCGGCCTGTGGTATCTATGGATAGAAGAAGGCAGCTTGAAAGCAACAGAAATGGGCCAGTCCGGCCCTTTGGAGGTCCAAAACGTGGGCCTTCTCAGGCCCCTCTTATCACTGGGGAGAAGAAAACCTATGCACCTGGTAGAAAAGATATCCTGCCTCCTGATCGGAAGCCTCTCCCATCCAAGATGCAACCATCAATATCTAAACAAGAAGTTGAACGTAGACTATTGTTACAAGAACGTAAGAACTTATCAATGCAAAAACATTCGGTGGCATCTTCAAAATCTCAG ATAAGTAAGCCCGTTAAGCAATTACCATCGCGTCCACAAATGCAAGATCCTCGGTTGAAAAGAAAATCCAGTAGACCCtttgatgatgaagatgaagatatgAAGGCTCTTAGCATGATCAGACAGATGTGCAG AGTTAATAGGTATAGGAATCAGGTTGATGATGATGAGGATCTGAGTGACATGGAGGCAAACTTTGAGGATATCATGAGGGAGGAGAAACGAAG TGCCAAAATTGCTAGGAAAGAGGACGAGGAGCAACTCCGGCTGATAGAGGAAGAGGAGAGGCAGGAGCGGATGAGAAAGTTGGCAAAGAAGCGTAAGCTGACTAATCATTGA